One region of Anaeromyxobacter paludicola genomic DNA includes:
- a CDS encoding response regulator codes for MGSGANILLVEDDAAIRESVADCLVFEGYRVRSASNGRDGLDLLRREKPAVVVLDLLMPVLGGAQFLEEQRRDPEIAGVPVVLMTAAMPSGRNDIPQATAYLPKPFDLADLLAVVARFAGPGGAGKPA; via the coding sequence ATGGGCTCCGGCGCCAACATCCTGCTCGTCGAGGACGACGCCGCCATCCGCGAGAGCGTCGCCGACTGCCTCGTCTTCGAGGGCTACCGCGTCCGCTCCGCCTCGAACGGGCGCGACGGGCTCGACCTCCTGCGGCGCGAGAAGCCGGCGGTGGTGGTGCTCGACCTGCTCATGCCGGTGCTCGGCGGCGCCCAGTTCCTCGAGGAGCAGCGGCGCGACCCGGAGATCGCGGGGGTGCCGGTGGTGCTCATGACCGCCGCCATGCCGTCCGGCCGCAACGACATCCCGCAGGCCACCGCCTACCTGCCGAAGCCGTTCGACCTCGCCGACCTGCTCGCCGTGGTGGCGCGCTTCGCCGGGCCGGGGGGCGCGGGGAAGCCGGCGTGA
- a CDS encoding MerR family transcriptional regulator translates to MQGSAQYPIGAVSKLTGIPVDTLRAWERRYRLVTPERDERGRLYSDDHVRKLRLLRMLVERGHSIGRLSRLDERALSDLATSSGAAAVAPPAPERPGSGWRTVADAVERFDAAAADRELRRVAAIYRPRELVHEVMLPLMRWVGDAWYAGRLTVAQEHLTSALLHGVAGTLVGAARETPVRLLFATPPGERHELGLLAAAALAAAGGLAPVYLGAELPAAEVAAAAARSGARAAVVAATGVADPALAIAEIGELRRLLPGGVEVLTGGARDPRFGAALRDAGATQVPDLERFEQDLARHGARF, encoded by the coding sequence ATGCAGGGCTCGGCGCAGTACCCCATCGGCGCGGTCTCCAAGCTCACCGGGATACCGGTCGACACGCTCCGGGCGTGGGAGCGGCGCTACCGGCTGGTGACGCCGGAGCGCGACGAGCGCGGCCGGCTCTACTCCGACGACCACGTCCGCAAGCTGCGGCTCCTCCGGATGCTGGTGGAGCGCGGGCACTCCATCGGCCGGCTCTCCCGGCTCGACGAGCGCGCCCTCTCGGACCTCGCGACCTCGTCCGGCGCCGCGGCCGTGGCTCCGCCCGCGCCGGAGCGGCCGGGGAGCGGCTGGCGCACGGTCGCCGACGCGGTCGAGCGGTTCGACGCCGCGGCGGCCGACCGCGAGCTGCGGCGGGTGGCGGCCATCTACCGGCCGCGCGAGCTGGTGCACGAGGTGATGCTGCCCCTCATGCGCTGGGTGGGCGACGCCTGGTACGCGGGCCGGCTCACCGTCGCCCAGGAGCACCTCACCTCGGCGCTCCTGCACGGGGTGGCCGGCACGCTGGTGGGCGCGGCGCGCGAGACCCCGGTGCGGCTGCTCTTCGCGACGCCGCCGGGCGAGCGGCACGAGCTCGGCCTGCTCGCCGCGGCCGCGCTGGCGGCCGCGGGCGGGCTCGCCCCGGTCTACCTCGGCGCCGAGCTGCCGGCGGCGGAGGTCGCCGCGGCCGCGGCCCGGAGCGGCGCGCGGGCGGCGGTCGTCGCCGCGACCGGCGTGGCCGACCCGGCCCTCGCGATCGCCGAGATCGGCGAGCTGCGGCGCCTGCTGCCGGGCGGGGTGGAGGTGCTCACCGGCGGCGCCCGCGATCCCCGCTTCGGCGCGGCGCTGCGCGACGCGGGCGCGACGCAGGTGCCCGATCTCGAGCGCTTCGAGCAGGACCTGGCGCGGCACGGGGCGCGGTTCTAG
- a CDS encoding NAD-dependent epimerase/dehydratase family protein: MRVLVTGASGFIGSWVARELAERGCEVRALVRPTSRLDNLRGLAVERAEGDVLDAASVARALRGCEGVVHTAGVVAWSPGKAGRMHAVNGRGVEVVLGAALEAGVERAVLTSSVSVTGGAPEPRVADEATPSNAAQLGIDYFTSKLHGEEAARVLASRGLPVRIVRPAVVLGPGDLYRSSAGLVLGLARRRYPVYVEGGSSFCDVRDVARGHVDALLRGRPGEVYVLGGHNLATSDLMARVSQLAGVAPPPRIPYAAALAAATGAEWLAAVRGKEPRLTAQLVRASHLYTWVSSAKAQAELGYAIRPFEDSLRDTLRWFIAQGQLRPETAELRALAA; this comes from the coding sequence GTGAGGGTCCTCGTCACCGGCGCGAGCGGCTTCATCGGCTCGTGGGTGGCGCGCGAGCTCGCCGAGCGGGGCTGCGAGGTCCGGGCCCTGGTGCGGCCGACGAGCCGGCTCGACAACCTGCGCGGCCTCGCGGTCGAGCGCGCCGAGGGCGACGTGCTCGACGCCGCCTCGGTGGCGCGCGCGCTGCGCGGCTGCGAGGGGGTGGTGCACACCGCCGGCGTCGTGGCCTGGAGCCCGGGGAAGGCCGGACGGATGCACGCGGTCAACGGCCGCGGCGTCGAGGTGGTGCTCGGGGCGGCGCTCGAGGCCGGCGTGGAGCGGGCGGTGCTCACCTCGTCGGTCTCGGTGACCGGCGGCGCCCCGGAGCCGCGCGTCGCCGACGAGGCCACGCCCTCCAACGCCGCGCAGCTCGGCATCGACTACTTCACCTCCAAGCTCCACGGCGAGGAGGCGGCCCGGGTCCTCGCCTCGCGCGGGCTGCCGGTCCGGATCGTGCGGCCGGCGGTGGTGCTCGGGCCGGGCGACCTGTACCGCTCGAGCGCGGGGCTGGTGCTCGGGCTGGCCCGGCGCCGCTACCCGGTCTACGTCGAGGGCGGCTCCTCGTTCTGCGACGTCCGCGACGTGGCCCGGGGGCACGTGGACGCGCTCCTGCGCGGCCGGCCGGGCGAGGTCTACGTGCTCGGCGGCCACAACCTCGCCACGAGCGACCTCATGGCCCGGGTGTCGCAGCTCGCCGGCGTGGCGCCGCCGCCCCGGATCCCGTACGCGGCGGCGCTGGCCGCGGCGACGGGGGCGGAGTGGCTCGCGGCGGTCCGCGGCAAGGAGCCCAGGCTGACGGCCCAGCTCGTGCGGGCGAGCCACCTCTACACCTGGGTGTCGAGCGCCAAGGCGCAGGCGGAGCTCGGCTACGCCATCCGGCCGTTCGAGGACTCCCTGCGCGACACGCTGCGCTGGTTCATCGCGCAGGGGCAGCTCCGGCCCGAGACCGCAGAGCTGCGCGCGCTCGCCGCCTGA
- a CDS encoding 3'-5' exonuclease, which translates to MLFRSPAWDEITYWAIDLETGGLDAKRDPILAVGMVPIRGGVVQLGEAFESLVRPEDGATIRPDSVRAHQLVPRDVRGAPPLPVVLREVHARLRQGALLAHHAGIEVGFLRRAYATVDLVWPRPRVVDTAELLLALERRARFLDPDRVGGDPVLELQAARRQLGLPDYPPHRALHDALAAAELFLVLRRKLGLKRVRDLPRG; encoded by the coding sequence ATGCTCTTCCGCTCGCCCGCGTGGGACGAGATCACCTACTGGGCGATCGACCTCGAGACCGGCGGCCTCGACGCGAAGCGCGATCCGATCCTGGCGGTCGGGATGGTGCCGATCCGCGGCGGCGTGGTGCAGCTCGGCGAGGCCTTCGAGTCGCTGGTGCGGCCGGAGGACGGCGCGACCATCCGGCCCGACTCGGTGCGGGCCCACCAGCTCGTGCCGCGCGACGTGCGCGGGGCGCCGCCGCTCCCGGTGGTGCTGCGCGAGGTGCACGCGCGGCTGCGCCAGGGCGCGCTCCTCGCCCACCACGCCGGCATCGAGGTGGGCTTCCTGCGGCGCGCCTACGCGACGGTGGACCTGGTCTGGCCGAGGCCGCGGGTGGTGGACACGGCGGAGCTCCTGCTCGCCCTCGAGCGGCGCGCCCGCTTCCTCGACCCCGACCGCGTCGGCGGCGATCCGGTGCTCGAGCTCCAGGCGGCGCGGCGCCAGCTGGGTCTCCCCGACTACCCGCCCCACCGGGCGCTCCACGACGCCCTCGCCGCCGCGGAGCTCTTCCTCGTGCTGCGCCGAAAGCTGGGCCTGAAGCGGGTCCGAGATCTCCCGCGCGGGTGA
- a CDS encoding DUF294 nucleotidyltransferase-like domain-containing protein, with protein sequence MDPIAFVRATPPFDALPEEAFALAAKALEVAYFPAGTRLVERGGPPLDHLHVIRKGAVRLERDGQTVQVLEEGELVGVTSLVSRRTPFDAVVEEDLLSYRLPRATFERLLAHAAFAGHFATGLADRLKNSLERAADADAGAGADLTVEVEGLLRGPPIWVEADASVGAAARVMRHHGVSSVLVKSEPPGILTDRDLRNRVLAEGLGPDTPVAEVASAPLAGIPAAAPVYEAWQALLAKGMHHLAVTGPAGVLGVVTSGDLLRASARGPVVVMRRVEQLEGRDSLPGYGALVADMARALLAGGLEPSRIAGLVARLNDALLARILRWAEAELGPPPCPYAWLVFGSEGRMEQTLLTDQDNALVYAEDGEAARAWFGRLAEVANRDLGRAGFPRCPGGYMAEKWHGPLAEWRARFAGWIDRPTPDALLSASIFFDFRPVHGALPVEPLEELLRAAGRQRTFLAAMAKSALGFKPPPGLLLRISKGSTELDLKLSGISPIVFLARCYGLEAGAAARGTVARLDAAVAAGLIGGEVRDNLAEAYRFLLWLRLREQLKRMAQGERAGNEITYARLSAAERSRLKEAFRAIRDWQETAAFHYRTDLF encoded by the coding sequence ATGGACCCCATCGCGTTCGTGCGCGCCACGCCCCCGTTCGACGCGCTCCCGGAGGAGGCGTTCGCGCTCGCCGCGAAGGCGCTGGAGGTGGCCTATTTCCCGGCCGGCACCCGGCTCGTGGAGCGCGGCGGGCCGCCGCTCGATCACCTGCACGTCATCCGTAAGGGCGCGGTCCGGCTCGAGCGCGACGGGCAGACGGTGCAGGTGCTCGAGGAGGGCGAGCTCGTCGGCGTCACCTCGCTCGTGTCGCGGCGCACCCCCTTCGACGCGGTGGTGGAGGAGGACCTGCTCTCGTACCGGCTGCCCCGCGCCACGTTCGAGCGGCTGCTCGCGCACGCCGCCTTCGCCGGCCACTTCGCCACCGGGCTCGCCGACCGGCTGAAGAACAGCCTCGAGCGCGCCGCCGACGCGGACGCCGGGGCCGGCGCCGACCTCACGGTGGAGGTGGAGGGGCTCCTGCGCGGCCCGCCGATCTGGGTGGAGGCCGACGCGAGCGTGGGCGCCGCGGCCCGGGTGATGCGCCACCACGGCGTGAGCTCGGTGCTGGTGAAGTCGGAGCCGCCGGGCATCCTCACCGACCGCGACCTGCGCAACCGCGTCCTCGCCGAGGGGCTCGGGCCGGACACGCCGGTGGCCGAGGTGGCGTCGGCGCCGCTGGCCGGCATCCCCGCCGCGGCGCCGGTGTACGAGGCGTGGCAGGCGCTGCTCGCGAAGGGGATGCACCACCTCGCGGTGACCGGCCCGGCCGGCGTCCTCGGCGTGGTGACGAGCGGCGATCTCCTGCGCGCCTCGGCCCGCGGCCCGGTGGTGGTGATGCGGCGGGTGGAGCAGCTCGAGGGGCGCGACAGCCTCCCGGGCTACGGGGCGCTCGTGGCCGACATGGCCCGCGCCCTCCTCGCCGGCGGGCTCGAGCCGTCGCGCATCGCCGGCCTCGTGGCCCGGCTCAACGACGCGCTCCTCGCCCGGATCCTGCGCTGGGCGGAGGCCGAGCTCGGGCCGCCCCCCTGCCCCTACGCCTGGCTGGTCTTCGGCTCCGAGGGCCGGATGGAGCAGACGCTCCTCACCGACCAGGACAACGCGCTCGTCTACGCCGAGGACGGCGAGGCCGCCCGCGCCTGGTTCGGGAGGCTCGCCGAGGTGGCGAACCGCGACCTCGGGCGCGCCGGCTTCCCGCGCTGCCCGGGCGGCTACATGGCCGAGAAGTGGCACGGGCCGCTCGCCGAGTGGCGCGCGCGCTTCGCCGGCTGGATCGACCGGCCCACGCCCGACGCCCTCCTCTCCGCCTCCATCTTCTTCGACTTCCGGCCGGTGCACGGCGCGCTCCCGGTCGAGCCGCTCGAGGAGCTCCTGCGCGCCGCCGGCCGGCAGCGCACCTTCCTCGCCGCCATGGCCAAGAGCGCGCTCGGGTTCAAGCCGCCACCGGGGCTCCTGCTGCGCATCTCGAAGGGCTCGACCGAGCTCGACCTCAAGCTCTCCGGCATCTCGCCCATCGTCTTCCTGGCGCGCTGCTACGGCCTCGAGGCCGGCGCGGCGGCGCGCGGCACCGTGGCGCGGCTCGACGCGGCGGTGGCGGCGGGGCTCATCGGCGGGGAGGTCCGCGACAACCTCGCCGAGGCCTACCGGTTCCTGCTCTGGCTGCGGCTCCGCGAGCAGCTCAAGCGCATGGCGCAGGGCGAGCGGGCCGGGAACGAGATCACCTACGCCCGGCTCTCCGCCGCCGAGCGCAGCCGGCTCAAGGAGGCCTTCCGCGCCATCCGCGACTGGCAGGAGACCGCGGCGTTTCACTACAGGACGGATCTGTTCTGA
- a CDS encoding chromate transporter translates to MESARQTTRPEAGEIFRTSLRLGATGFGGGLSVLSTIRAVCVERRRWTTEREFTRVATVAQMIPGGAAANALAYLGFRYAGRRGAIAGYAGFVLPGLVATLALAVLYVKLGVSPRAGLVLDGFNAAVVGIIGSITIQMVRSGIGRLWQMGLAGAALLLSLPGGASAGEVALLGLVVGLVADVSQKRARLYRFRARQRTAPVALPDEGELLPEEEPAAPAAGADAPAPERRGPLLPAIALAGGAGIHFAGLDTALFRIFVTFFRTGLGAYGGGFAIVPHLQGVLVGSGWLSARQFADAVAIGKLTPGPVLLMATFAGYLLGGPLPALAATLGIFLPPLLLVIGIGAWLERVRRSRAVRAALRGLTPAVVGLMAAAAVTMGRSLDGAPAVAIAIATGLTLQRFPIDPVLLIAAGGLVRLAAGLLGA, encoded by the coding sequence ATGGAGAGCGCCAGACAGACCACGCGGCCCGAAGCGGGCGAGATCTTCCGGACCTCGCTCCGGCTCGGCGCCACCGGGTTCGGCGGCGGCCTCTCCGTCCTCTCCACCATCCGCGCCGTCTGCGTGGAGCGGCGGCGCTGGACCACGGAGCGCGAGTTCACGCGCGTCGCCACCGTGGCCCAGATGATCCCGGGCGGCGCGGCCGCCAACGCCCTCGCCTACCTCGGCTTCCGCTACGCCGGCCGGCGCGGCGCGATCGCGGGCTACGCCGGGTTCGTGCTCCCGGGGCTCGTGGCCACGCTGGCCCTCGCCGTGCTCTACGTGAAGCTCGGGGTGAGCCCGCGCGCCGGGCTCGTGCTCGACGGCTTCAACGCCGCGGTGGTCGGCATCATCGGCTCCATCACCATCCAGATGGTGCGCAGCGGCATCGGCCGGCTCTGGCAGATGGGGCTCGCCGGCGCGGCGCTGCTCCTCTCGCTGCCGGGCGGCGCGAGCGCGGGCGAGGTGGCGCTGCTCGGGCTCGTGGTGGGGCTCGTCGCCGACGTGTCGCAGAAGCGGGCGCGGCTCTACCGGTTCCGCGCCCGCCAGCGCACCGCGCCGGTGGCGCTGCCGGACGAGGGGGAGCTCCTGCCGGAGGAGGAGCCCGCGGCGCCGGCCGCCGGCGCCGACGCGCCCGCGCCGGAGCGGCGGGGCCCGCTCCTCCCGGCCATCGCCCTCGCCGGCGGGGCCGGGATCCACTTCGCCGGGCTCGACACCGCGCTCTTCCGCATCTTCGTCACCTTCTTCCGGACGGGGCTCGGCGCCTACGGCGGCGGGTTCGCGATCGTGCCGCACCTGCAGGGCGTGCTCGTCGGCTCGGGCTGGCTCTCGGCGCGGCAGTTCGCCGACGCCGTGGCCATCGGCAAGCTGACGCCGGGGCCGGTGCTGCTCATGGCCACCTTCGCCGGCTACCTGCTCGGCGGCCCGCTGCCGGCGCTCGCCGCGACGCTCGGGATCTTCCTCCCGCCGCTGCTGCTCGTCATCGGCATCGGCGCCTGGCTCGAGCGCGTGCGCCGCAGCCGCGCGGTGCGGGCCGCCCTGCGCGGCCTCACCCCGGCCGTGGTCGGCCTCATGGCCGCGGCGGCGGTGACGATGGGCCGCTCGCTCGACGGGGCGCCGGCGGTGGCGATCGCCATCGCCACCGGGCTCACGCTGCAGCGCTTCCCCATCGACCCCGTGCTGCTCATCGCCGCCGGTGGCCTCGTCCGCCTCGCCGCCGGCCTGCTGGGCGCGTAG
- a CDS encoding pentapeptide repeat-containing protein, whose amino-acid sequence MARSDRQASPKKTDRKSKGAAPRKPAARAAKPSQALSKAPAVEVIPSRARAQVEGQERLAGQRLSGADLSGVNLAGASLLACDLKGANLRGANLDGASLALCDLRGADLSQASLRETRWVGCLVNLAQLRDADLDRAILTAVALSGADLERASLDDATFILSNLGGARLVRARANEASFLLSALSGADFTRARLKDAQFVLSWLKDATFDRAGGLVPDTFRFAPFAPLELA is encoded by the coding sequence ATGGCCCGCAGCGATCGTCAGGCGTCGCCGAAGAAGACCGACCGGAAGTCGAAGGGCGCCGCCCCCCGCAAGCCGGCCGCCCGCGCGGCGAAGCCGTCGCAGGCGCTCTCGAAGGCCCCGGCGGTCGAGGTGATCCCCTCCCGCGCCCGCGCGCAGGTGGAGGGCCAGGAGCGGCTCGCGGGTCAGCGGCTCTCCGGCGCCGACCTGTCGGGGGTGAACCTGGCCGGGGCGTCGCTCCTCGCCTGCGACCTCAAGGGGGCGAACCTGCGCGGCGCCAACCTCGACGGGGCGAGCCTCGCGCTCTGCGACCTGCGCGGCGCGGACCTCTCGCAGGCGTCGCTGCGCGAGACGCGCTGGGTCGGGTGCCTCGTCAACCTGGCGCAGCTGCGCGACGCCGACCTCGACCGCGCCATCCTCACCGCGGTCGCGCTCTCCGGCGCCGATCTCGAGCGCGCCTCCCTCGACGACGCCACCTTCATCCTCTCCAACCTCGGCGGCGCCCGGCTCGTCCGCGCCCGCGCCAACGAGGCGAGCTTCCTGCTCTCGGCGCTCTCCGGCGCCGACTTCACCCGGGCCCGGCTCAAGGACGCGCAGTTCGTCCTCTCCTGGCTCAAGGACGCCACCTTCGACCGGGCGGGCGGGCTGGTGCCGGACACCTTCCGCTTCGCGCCCTTCGCACCACTCGAGCTCGCGTGA
- a CDS encoding cache domain-containing protein, producing MFHRSIKLKIVAALLVGVVGIALVCMALTRFVYERAMHAAAAQAVRNAQATFDGLERADVDKLAALLDGLVADERFKAAFVARDRERLQQLAKPLFDELRDEHSVTHWYFIDTDRTCFLRVHAPQLRGDRIPRLTLARAAEVRTYSAGKELGATAFALRVVKPLYDGDKLLGYYELAEEMDHFLARMKKQTGDDFGLLVDKDFLDAQAWARMRANNHERDDWGDRPHTVVVDSTTGGERLFDSGRRVKEVPDDGLVLDNLDRSLPHQVRGVFPVRDAYERKVGMVYVLHDTSRLHAGVDEVRVRVVAVVVLMALGLAALVVFLLEALVFDRLARMTAVVENLPARLQSGDYSVGGEIVPGPDDELGRFERFFSRFLDALGGTLRDLSGERDAARRRNGR from the coding sequence ATGTTCCACCGCAGCATCAAGCTCAAGATCGTGGCCGCCCTCCTCGTCGGGGTGGTCGGCATCGCCCTCGTGTGCATGGCGCTCACCCGCTTCGTCTACGAGCGGGCCATGCACGCCGCCGCGGCGCAGGCGGTCCGCAACGCCCAGGCCACCTTCGACGGGCTCGAGCGGGCCGACGTGGACAAGCTCGCGGCGCTGCTCGACGGCCTCGTCGCCGACGAGCGGTTCAAGGCCGCCTTCGTGGCCCGGGATCGGGAGCGGCTCCAGCAGCTCGCGAAGCCGCTCTTCGACGAGCTCCGCGACGAGCACTCGGTCACCCACTGGTACTTCATCGACACCGACCGGACCTGCTTCCTGCGGGTGCACGCGCCGCAGCTGCGCGGCGACCGCATCCCCCGGCTCACGCTGGCGCGCGCCGCCGAGGTGCGCACCTACTCGGCCGGCAAGGAGCTCGGGGCCACCGCCTTCGCGCTGCGGGTGGTGAAGCCGCTCTACGACGGCGACAAGCTCCTCGGCTACTACGAGCTGGCCGAGGAGATGGACCACTTCCTCGCCCGCATGAAGAAGCAGACCGGCGACGACTTCGGCCTGCTGGTGGACAAGGACTTCCTCGACGCGCAGGCCTGGGCGCGGATGCGGGCCAACAACCACGAGCGGGACGACTGGGGCGATCGGCCGCACACGGTGGTGGTGGACTCCACCACCGGCGGCGAGCGGCTCTTCGACTCGGGGCGGCGGGTGAAGGAGGTCCCCGACGACGGGCTCGTGCTCGACAACCTCGACCGCTCCCTCCCGCACCAGGTCCGCGGCGTCTTCCCGGTGCGCGACGCCTACGAGCGCAAGGTGGGCATGGTCTACGTGCTCCACGACACCTCGCGGCTCCACGCCGGGGTGGACGAGGTGCGCGTCCGGGTGGTGGCGGTGGTGGTGCTCATGGCCCTCGGGCTCGCCGCCCTGGTCGTCTTCCTGCTCGAGGCGCTGGTGTTCGACCGGCTCGCGCGGATGACGGCGGTGGTGGAGAACCTCCCCGCCCGGCTGCAGAGCGGCGACTACTCGGTCGGCGGCGAGATCGTCCCCGGCCCGGACGACGAGCTCGGCCGCTTCGAGCGGTTCTTCTCGCGCTTCCTCGACGCCCTCGGCGGCACCCTGCGCGATCTCTCGGGAGAGCGGGACGCGGCCCGGCGCCGCAACGGGCGCTAG
- a CDS encoding prolipoprotein diacylglyceryl transferase, translated as MIPYLEPPSLSFGPFHLQVFGLFAAAGVYAGAVIASRAARRQGLAVEPLADFAVWGVASGVLFGHLVHLFLYHPEELSDWRKVVEFWQGLSSFGGLLGGILAAAVFFHRRRLRFHDYGDALALGVAPGWGIARLGCFAIHDHPGVHTDFPLAVAFPDGPRHDLGLYDAVVLFALAALLFQLSRRGILRGRLLAVLAALYAVCRFLLDFLRASDVPYPDARYFGLTPAQYGSMLLVAYAAWRFSKVASAPLGQQGRASGAGR; from the coding sequence GTGATCCCCTACCTCGAACCTCCTTCGCTCAGCTTCGGGCCGTTCCACCTCCAGGTCTTCGGGCTCTTCGCGGCGGCCGGCGTCTACGCCGGGGCCGTCATCGCCTCCCGCGCCGCGCGCCGCCAGGGGCTCGCGGTCGAGCCGCTCGCCGACTTCGCCGTCTGGGGCGTCGCCTCCGGCGTCCTCTTCGGCCACCTCGTGCACCTGTTCCTCTACCACCCGGAGGAGCTCTCCGACTGGCGCAAGGTGGTGGAGTTCTGGCAGGGGCTCTCCTCCTTCGGCGGCCTGCTCGGCGGCATCCTCGCCGCGGCGGTCTTCTTCCACCGCAGGCGGCTGCGCTTCCACGACTACGGCGACGCGCTGGCGCTGGGCGTGGCGCCGGGCTGGGGCATCGCCCGGCTCGGCTGCTTCGCCATCCACGACCACCCCGGCGTCCACACCGACTTCCCGCTCGCGGTGGCCTTCCCCGACGGGCCGCGCCACGACCTCGGCCTGTACGACGCCGTCGTGCTCTTCGCGCTCGCGGCGCTGCTCTTCCAGCTCTCGCGCCGCGGGATCCTGCGCGGCCGGCTGCTCGCCGTGCTGGCCGCCCTCTACGCCGTCTGCCGGTTCCTGCTCGATTTCCTGCGCGCCAGCGACGTGCCGTACCCCGACGCCCGCTACTTCGGGCTCACCCCCGCCCAGTACGGCTCGATGCTCCTCGTGGCCTACGCCGCCTGGCGGTTCTCGAAGGTGGCGAGCGCCCCTCTCGGGCAGCAGGGAAGAGCCTCCGGGGCTGGTAGGTAG
- a CDS encoding DNA topoisomerase IB: MNQLERLSTRGYRRVGSPEKGFRWIDPEGRAAAGEELERLRALALPPAWTDVHASPVPGAKLQAVGRDRAGRWQYRYHDAFTRRRAEAKYRRLLRFAAALPRLRAAVERDLLLPGLPRERALAAAVRLLGSCFMRAGSKVYAERNRSYGIATLRKHHVTVERDVVRFDYPGKSGRRHVRELRDLRVARVVREMLKLPGPELFLFLADDGPVDVRRRHINQYVKEVMGGPFTAKDFRTWAGTVICASELARRRREMIPGRTDPARVLTAAVRETAARLGNTPAVCRSSYIAPQVLSAWRQGRVVSRPFRSVEEFALEGRGLHASERSLLALLRAAVPHAPRPRQVLDGAIAFPRRPRHAAPEEKACRARRSTPSARSPSSPGYRSTRSGRGSGATGW; the protein is encoded by the coding sequence GTGAACCAGCTCGAGCGGCTCAGCACCCGCGGCTACCGCCGCGTCGGCTCCCCGGAGAAGGGCTTCCGCTGGATCGACCCCGAGGGCCGGGCCGCGGCCGGGGAGGAGCTCGAGCGGCTGCGGGCGCTCGCCCTGCCGCCCGCCTGGACCGACGTGCACGCGAGCCCGGTCCCCGGCGCCAAGCTGCAGGCGGTGGGGCGCGATCGCGCCGGCCGCTGGCAGTACCGCTACCACGACGCCTTCACGCGCCGCCGCGCCGAGGCGAAGTACCGCCGGCTCCTGCGCTTCGCCGCCGCGCTGCCGCGCCTGCGGGCGGCGGTCGAGCGCGACCTGCTCCTCCCCGGGCTCCCGAGGGAGCGGGCGCTCGCGGCGGCGGTGCGGCTGCTCGGGAGCTGCTTCATGCGCGCGGGGAGCAAGGTCTACGCCGAGCGGAACCGGAGCTACGGCATCGCCACCCTGCGCAAGCACCACGTGACCGTGGAGCGGGACGTGGTCCGCTTCGACTACCCGGGGAAGTCGGGGCGCAGGCACGTGCGCGAGCTGCGCGACCTGCGCGTCGCCCGGGTGGTCCGGGAGATGCTGAAGCTGCCCGGCCCCGAGCTCTTCCTGTTCCTGGCCGACGACGGCCCGGTGGACGTCCGGCGCCGGCACATCAACCAGTACGTGAAGGAGGTGATGGGCGGCCCCTTCACGGCGAAGGACTTCCGCACCTGGGCCGGCACGGTGATCTGCGCCTCGGAGCTGGCGCGGCGCCGGCGCGAGATGATCCCGGGGCGGACCGATCCGGCCCGCGTGCTCACCGCGGCGGTGAGGGAGACCGCGGCCAGGCTCGGGAACACCCCCGCCGTCTGCCGGTCGAGCTACATCGCGCCGCAGGTGCTCTCGGCCTGGCGGCAGGGGCGGGTGGTGTCGCGGCCCTTCCGCTCGGTGGAGGAATTCGCGCTGGAGGGGCGCGGGCTGCACGCGTCGGAGCGATCCCTCCTGGCCCTGCTCCGGGCCGCCGTGCCGCACGCCCCTCGTCCACGACAGGTGCTGGACGGCGCCATTGCATTCCCGCGCCGGCCCCGCCATGCTGCTCCCGAGGAAAAGGCATGCAGGGCTCGGCGCAGTACCCCATCGGCGCGGTCTCCAAGCTCACCGGGATACCGGTCGACACGCTCCGGGCGTGGGAGCGGCGCTACCGGCTGGTGA